In one window of Drosophila innubila isolate TH190305 chromosome 2L unlocalized genomic scaffold, UK_Dinn_1.0 4_B_2L, whole genome shotgun sequence DNA:
- the LOC117781367 gene encoding uncharacterized protein LOC117781367 has translation MAAATATLEEDRSRSRPHDIARDNSAQERTLSTKVRRKEERPQRRLHPPIPLGQLLWLLCCLSQLRAECPSVCECKWKSGKESVLCLNANLTHIPEPLDAGTQLLDLSGNDIQAIPDDSFASAQLLNLQKVYLARCRLRLIERHAFRKLINLVELDLSHNQLAAIPSLALHHVSELRELRLTGNPISRVPDDAFAHVPQLVRLELSDCRLSSVAVRAFAGLESTLEWLKLDGNRLSEVRSGTITSLASLHGLELAGNAWNCSCSLRPLRAWMLLQNIPSGIPPTCESPARLTGRAWDKLDVDDFACVPQIVATDTTAHGVEGRNVTMSCYVEGVPQPAVRWLLKNRLIANLSAAGAGEDVDEPRTAAATQGRKTYVVNMLRNASNLTILTADMQDAGIYTCAAENKAGKVEASVTLAVSRRPPEAPLGVRIVLLGVLAALLFVVGSSFAAICFCSLRRRRKLRLWNSVPPVRRSESYEKIEMTARVRPDLGGGASCGGGSATGAGLFQDAEEQGYLRAAHTPLPLSDNDAVGHGHGHGQGNEAAIVNPSAGNGNRRNGDYLHVSTHCDDDEDESLQQQQLQPQQQQLPQQLPQRKGSNAISASAANNSVEETDLHIPRLIDIGGTDSASSSISSQVDAAARLAGYATTWKTTPIATTKITSPHSQPVGAAQSTSTTPYSHYGNHAADEMATSVFCSSNGDGQEHDLFDSNYPDLLDIAKYAVAQAQSQSQAGHAYPPGAAPTANGGLCTLPRKLKHSGKYFRNSSDSQSPLLADNSSKYGSSTLGDGSFLNEAMGLGRRYSAESSYANYASTTTYTGGGQRANSFLNLVQSGVHKGGLHTHHLGHKPSLPSSPVQHQRSLSSAATPLLDFSALATRAAGAANSSVAAYDYHAAQLERFLEEYRNLQDQLCKMKETCDTIRKKETPLRVAIGQSAAQLADPVMYSAATASHSPKPQTSTLKAKTLLPGQPPDPPPYWLHRNAMLKRLNAEGSAAGAGNGNGGASSPQPGQDIFKS, from the exons AtggcagcagcgacagcgacactGGAGGAGGATCGATCGCGATCACGGCCCCACGACATAGCCAGAGATAATAGCGCCCAGGAGCGAACGCTGTCCACGAAGGTGCGACGAAAAGAGGAGAG ACCACAAAGGCGACTGCATCCGCCGATACCGCTGGGTCAACTGCTATGGCTGCTTTGCTGCCTCAGTCAGCTGCGGGCCGAGTGTCCATCGGTGTGCGAGTGCAAGTGGAAGAGCGGCAAGGAGTCCGTGTTGTGCCTTAACGCCAACCTCACACATATACCCGAGCCCCTCGACGCGGGCACCCAACTGCTGGACCTAAGTGGCAACGATATACAGGCCATACCCGATGACAGCTTCGCCTCGGCTCAGTTGCTCAACCTGCAAAAGGTTTATCTGGCCAGGTGTCGACTGCGTCTCATTGAACGTCACGCCTTCCGGAAGCTCATCAATCTCGTGGAGTTGGACCTGAGTCACAATCAACTCGCCGCGATTCCCTCCCTCGCGCTCCACCACGTCTCGGAGCTGCGGGAGCTGCGACTCACCGGTAATCCCATCAGTCGTGTGCCGGACGACGCCTTCGCCCATGTGCCCCAACTGGTGCGTCTCGAGCTCAGCGACTGTCGCCTCTCCAGCGTGGCAGTGCGAGCCTTTGCCGGACTGGAGAGCACGCTGGAATGGCTGAAGCTGGATGGGAATCGGCTGAGCGAGGTCAGGTCGGGCACCATCACATCGCTGGCCTCGCTGCATGGCCTTGAGCTGGCAGGCAATGCCTGGAACTGCAGCTGCTCCTTGAGACCGTTGCGTGCCTGGATGTTGCTACAGAATATTCCCAGTGGCATTCCGCCCACATGCGAATCGCCGGCGCGGCTAACGGGACGTGCCTGGGACAAACTGGATGTGGATGACTTTGCGTGTGTGCCACAAATTGTGGCAACCGATACGACCGCCCATGGTGTCGAAGGACGCAATGTGACCATGAGCTGCTATGTCGAGGGCGTGCCACAGCCGGCGGTCCGTTGGCTGCTCAAGAATCGCCTCATCGCGAACCTGAGTGCCGCGGGGGCGGGCGAGGATGTCGACGAGCCGCGCACGGCAGCTGCCACACAGGGCCGCAAAACGTATGTGGTCAACATGCTGAGGAACGCCTCCAATCTGACCATCCTCACGGCGGACATGCAGGATGCGGGCATTTACACGTGTGCCGCCGAGAACAAGGCGGGCAAAGTGGAGGCCAGTGTGACGCTCGCGGTCTCGCGTCGCCCCCCGGAGGCGCCTCTCGGTGTGCGCATCGTGCTGCTCGGCGTCCTCGCCGCGCTCCTCTTTGTGGTCGGCTCGTCCTTTGCGGCCATCTGCTTCTGCTCGCTGCGGAGGCGCCGCAAGCTGCGTTTGTGGAACTCGGTGCCGCCGGTGCGACGCAGCGAGAGCTACGAGAAGATTGAAATGACGGCACGAGTGCGTCCCGATTTGGGCGGTGGTGCGAGTTGCGGTGGCGGCAGTGCCACCGGTGCTGGTCTCTTTCAGGATGCCGAGGAGCAGGGCTATCTGCGGGCCGCCCACACGCCCCTGCCCCTCAGCGACAACGATGCGGTGGggcacggacacggacacggacaagGAAACGAAGCGGCGATTGTAAATCCAAGTGCTGGCAATGGCAATCGACGCAATGGCGACTACCTGCATGTGTCGACGCACTGCGACGATGATGAGGACGAGtcactgcagcaacagcagctacagccgcaacaacaacagttgccacaACAGTTGCCACAGCGCAAGGGCTCCAATGCCATTTCCGCATCCGCTGCGAATAATTCAGTGGAGGAAACGGATCTGCACATACCACGTCTGATTGACATCGGCGG CACCGACTCCGCTTCTAGTTCCATCTCAAGTCAAGTGGATGCCGCTGCTCGTCTGGCTGGCTACGCAACCACCTGGAAAACCACGCCCATAGCAACCACTAAGATCACATCGCCACACAGTCAACCAGTGGGAGCAGCTCAGTCCACAAGCACGACGCCCTACAGCCACTATGGGAATCATGCGGCGGATGAGATGGCTACCTCCGTCTTCTGCAGCAGCAATGGCGATGGCCAGGAGCACGATCTCTTCGACAGCAACTATCCGGATCTGCTGGACATTGCCAAGTATGCTGTGGCCCAGgctcagtcgcagtcacaaGCCGGCCACGCCTATCCGCCAGGAGCGGCGCCCACAGCGAATGGAGGACTTTGCACACTGCCCAGGAAGCTGAAGCACAGTGGAAAGTATTTCCGGAACTCGTCGGACAGTCAGTCGCCGTTGTTGGCGGACAACTCCAGCAAGTATGGAAGCAGCACGCTGGGGGATGGAAGTTTCCTGAACGAAGCCATGGGACTGGGAAGACGCTACTCGGCGGAGTCGAGCTATGCGAACTACGCCAGCACCACAACCTACACGGGCGGAGGACAACGGGCCAATAGCTTCTTGAATCTGGTGCAGAGTGGTGTCCACAAGGGCGGACTGCATACACATCACCTGGGACACAAGCCCAGTCTGCCCTCCTCCCCCGTGCAGCATCAACGCTCCCTGAGCAGCGCTGCGACGCCGCTGCTCGACTTCTCGGCACTGGCGACACGGGCGGCGGGAGCGGCCAACTCCTCGGTGGCAGCCTATGACTACCATGCAGCGCAGCTGGAACGCTTCCTCGAGGAGTATCGCAATCTGCAGGATCAGCTGTGTAAGATGAAGGAGACCTGCGATACCATACGCAAAAAGGAGACGCCACTCCGTGTGGCAATTGGCCAGTCGGCTGCCCAACTAGCCGATCCTGTGATGTACAGCGCGGCAACCGCCTCGCACAGCCCGAAGCCCCAAACATCCACCCTCAAGGCGAAAACCCTACTGCCAGGACAACCTCCCGATCCGCCGCCCTATTGGCTGCACCGCAATGCGATGTTGAAGCGCCTCAACGCGGAGGGCAGTGCGGCAGGTGCGGGCAATGGCAACGGAGGCGCCTCTTCGCCGCAGCCCGGCCAGGATATTTTCAAGAGCTAA